The Kozakia baliensis genome includes a region encoding these proteins:
- a CDS encoding GNAT family N-acetyltransferase has product MPNGLTIRWATEADLNTLRNLMTLAIDRLQSSFLSPEQIAASRAVMGLDTQLVRDGTYAVVEDSGNAVGCGGWSRRATLYGGDHSTALRNPALLEPGRNPARIRAMYTHPDHARRGIGRLILNHCEHAAASEGFTAVELMSTLSGQPLYVACGYQAQERCDADVDGVTVPLIRMSKPLIMS; this is encoded by the coding sequence ATGCCGAACGGATTGACCATACGCTGGGCAACCGAAGCCGATCTCAACACCCTACGAAACCTGATGACGCTCGCCATCGACCGGCTGCAAAGCAGCTTTCTCTCCCCTGAGCAAATCGCCGCCAGCCGCGCCGTCATGGGCCTCGACACGCAGTTGGTGCGTGATGGCACCTATGCGGTGGTCGAAGATTCCGGCAATGCCGTGGGCTGTGGCGGATGGAGCCGTCGCGCCACCCTCTACGGTGGCGATCATAGCACCGCGCTACGCAACCCCGCCTTGCTCGAACCCGGACGCAATCCCGCCCGCATCCGCGCTATGTATACCCATCCCGATCACGCCCGGCGCGGCATCGGGCGTCTTATCCTCAACCATTGCGAGCACGCCGCCGCCTCGGAAGGCTTCACTGCCGTCGAATTGATGAGCACCCTAAGCGGCCAGCCCCTCTACGTCGCCTGCGGCTATCAGGCGCAAGAACGGTGCGATGCGGACGTAGATGGCGTCACCGTTCCCTTAATCCGCATGAGCAAACCCCTCATCATGTCCTAA
- a CDS encoding SIMPL domain-containing protein (The SIMPL domain is named for its presence in mouse protein SIMPL (signalling molecule that associates with mouse pelle-like kinase). Bacterial member BP26, from Brucella, was shown to assemble into a channel-like structure, while YggE from E. coli has been associated with resistance to oxidative stress.), whose amino-acid sequence METKSAMFVKLATLTSLALVSTAGIGTAQAADPTTLTLSATGHAHGTPTLLTANLTAQSNAATAAEAQVRVNALTSAASKKAASIEGLHLSLRDYNVEQSETRNGQTRWTARQTLVLSGTNAEKLLQLTSAYQAQGLALSNLSWSLDPATREKLERQARTDALHRLKQDADDSAAALGLHVSGFRTIHLDPQYIRPPIVMMARMAADAPQRSADDAEDVSITARAEVYLSAP is encoded by the coding sequence ATGGAAACCAAAAGCGCCATGTTCGTCAAACTCGCCACCTTGACTTCCCTCGCTCTCGTCAGCACCGCCGGAATCGGCACCGCGCAAGCCGCCGATCCGACCACCCTCACGCTCAGCGCCACCGGCCATGCTCACGGCACGCCTACCTTGCTCACCGCCAATCTCACCGCGCAAAGCAACGCTGCCACCGCGGCCGAAGCACAAGTGCGCGTCAACGCCCTCACCAGCGCCGCAAGCAAAAAAGCGGCCAGCATCGAAGGTCTTCATCTCAGCCTGCGCGATTACAATGTGGAGCAAAGCGAAACCCGCAACGGCCAAACCCGCTGGACCGCTCGCCAAACTCTCGTTCTTTCCGGCACGAATGCAGAAAAACTGCTCCAACTCACCTCAGCCTATCAGGCCCAGGGCTTGGCCCTCTCCAATCTCTCCTGGTCGCTCGATCCCGCAACGCGCGAAAAATTGGAACGCCAGGCTCGCACCGATGCGCTTCATCGCCTTAAGCAAGATGCGGACGATTCCGCCGCAGCGCTCGGCCTCCATGTTTCAGGTTTCCGCACGATCCATCTGGATCCACAATACATCCGCCCCCCCATCGTCATGATGGCACGTATGGCCGCCGATGCCCCCCAACGCAGCGCGGACGATGCCGAAGATGTTTCCATCACCGCCCGTGCCGAAGTCTATCTTTCAGCCCCCTGA
- the infC gene encoding translation initiation factor IF-3 — protein sequence MQSAPTREGPRVNEEIRVPQVRLIDADGEMAGVMTIRDALARAYSVGLDLLEISPTAEPPVVKVLDYGKFKYEQQKKKNEARKKQKVIEIKEVKVRPSTSENDYQVKLRAMNAFLNEGDKVKVSLRFKGREMAHQELGIKMLERIRVEMEEKAKVEQMPKLENRQMIMVLAPR from the coding sequence ATACAGAGTGCGCCGACCCGCGAAGGACCGCGCGTCAACGAAGAGATCCGTGTTCCTCAGGTGCGCTTGATTGACGCCGATGGCGAAATGGCCGGCGTGATGACTATTCGCGACGCTTTGGCGCGCGCCTATTCGGTTGGGCTGGATCTGTTGGAAATCAGCCCGACGGCGGAACCGCCGGTCGTGAAGGTTCTCGACTACGGCAAGTTTAAGTACGAGCAACAGAAGAAGAAAAACGAAGCTCGGAAAAAGCAAAAAGTTATCGAGATTAAGGAAGTCAAGGTACGTCCGAGCACCAGCGAGAATGACTATCAGGTCAAGCTGCGTGCGATGAATGCGTTCTTGAACGAAGGCGACAAAGTTAAGGTGTCGCTGCGTTTCAAGGGCCGTGAAATGGCGCACCAGGAACTCGGCATCAAGATGTTAGAGCGCATTCGCGTTGAGATGGAAGAAAAGGCGAAGGTCGAGCAGATGCCCAAGCTCGAAAATCGTCAGATGATCATGGTGCTTGCGCCGCGCTGA
- the thrS gene encoding threonine--tRNA ligase, whose amino-acid sequence MPAITLPDGSVRQFDGATTGTALAASIGPGLARAALAMSLNGELVDLETVIDHDASVRFITRKDDIALEMIRHDTAHIMAEAVQSLWPGTQVTIGPSIKDGFYYDFFRNAPFTPEDFEAIEKRMREIIAANAPFKREVWDRNEAIRFFEEKGERFKAELIRDLPESEPISIYRQGEWLDLCRGPHLRATGDVGPAFKLMKVAGAYWRGDHRNPMLTRIYGTAWRDQKELNAYLHQLEEAEKRDHRRIGREMDLFHIQEEAVGSIFWHAKGWRIYTVLQDYMRRAQTRGQYQEVRTPQLVDRSLWEASGHWDKYREHMFIATVEDEDKTLALKPMNCPCHVQIFRHGLRSYRELPLRMAEFGACHRYEPSGALHGIMRVRSFTQDDAHIFCTEEQIAGETARFVEMLREVYTDLGFENFRVKFADRPETRAGSDETWDRSEGALIEACRLAGVEYEHNPGEGAFYGPKLEFVLTDAIGRDWQCGTLQVDYVLPERLDASYVGEDSARHRPVMLHRAILGSFERFIGILIEQYAGKFPLWLAPTQVVVASIVTDAEPYAQQVAEELRAAGLQVDVDGRNEKINAKIREHSLARVPVILVVGRREAEERKVAMRRLGGASQEVLDLDIAVASLAEEALPPDLRRAQGN is encoded by the coding sequence ATGCCTGCCATTACTTTGCCTGACGGTTCCGTTCGCCAGTTCGACGGCGCGACGACCGGCACGGCGCTGGCGGCGTCGATCGGCCCCGGTCTGGCGCGCGCCGCTTTGGCGATGAGTCTGAATGGCGAGTTGGTCGATCTGGAAACGGTGATCGACCATGACGCCTCGGTGCGTTTCATTACGCGCAAGGACGATATCGCTCTGGAAATGATACGCCATGACACGGCGCATATCATGGCTGAGGCGGTGCAATCGCTTTGGCCGGGCACGCAGGTGACGATCGGGCCGTCCATCAAGGACGGTTTTTATTACGATTTTTTCCGCAATGCGCCTTTCACGCCTGAGGATTTCGAGGCGATCGAGAAGCGTATGCGTGAGATCATCGCGGCGAATGCACCGTTCAAGCGCGAGGTATGGGACCGCAATGAGGCGATCCGCTTCTTCGAGGAGAAGGGGGAGCGCTTCAAGGCGGAGTTGATTCGCGATCTGCCGGAGAGCGAGCCGATTTCGATCTATCGTCAGGGCGAATGGCTCGATCTATGCCGTGGGCCGCATTTGCGTGCCACCGGTGATGTGGGACCGGCGTTCAAGCTGATGAAGGTAGCGGGCGCATATTGGCGTGGCGATCATCGCAACCCGATGCTGACGCGAATTTACGGCACGGCGTGGCGCGACCAGAAAGAACTGAATGCGTATCTGCATCAGTTGGAGGAAGCCGAAAAGCGCGATCATCGCCGCATCGGACGGGAGATGGATCTGTTCCATATCCAGGAAGAGGCTGTCGGTTCGATTTTCTGGCATGCCAAGGGCTGGCGCATTTACACGGTGTTGCAGGATTACATGCGCCGGGCGCAGACGCGTGGCCAATATCAGGAAGTGCGCACGCCGCAGTTGGTGGATCGGAGCCTTTGGGAGGCTTCGGGACATTGGGACAAATATCGCGAGCATATGTTCATCGCGACGGTGGAGGATGAGGACAAGACCCTCGCGCTCAAGCCGATGAACTGCCCGTGCCATGTGCAGATTTTCCGCCACGGCCTGCGTTCCTACCGCGAATTGCCATTGCGTATGGCGGAGTTCGGCGCATGCCATCGTTACGAGCCTTCGGGCGCATTGCACGGCATCATGCGCGTGCGCTCCTTTACGCAGGATGATGCGCATATCTTCTGCACCGAGGAGCAGATTGCGGGTGAGACGGCGCGTTTCGTCGAGATGTTGCGCGAAGTTTATACCGATCTGGGATTCGAGAATTTCCGGGTGAAATTCGCGGACCGGCCGGAAACGCGTGCGGGATCGGATGAGACCTGGGACCGTTCGGAAGGGGCGCTGATCGAAGCGTGCCGTCTGGCGGGGGTCGAATATGAGCACAATCCGGGCGAGGGCGCGTTCTATGGGCCGAAACTTGAGTTTGTGCTGACCGACGCCATCGGGCGCGATTGGCAATGCGGAACGTTGCAGGTCGATTACGTGCTGCCGGAGCGGTTGGATGCATCCTATGTGGGTGAGGACAGCGCGCGGCATCGCCCGGTAATGTTGCATCGCGCCATTTTGGGGAGTTTCGAGCGTTTCATCGGTATTTTGATCGAGCAATATGCGGGCAAATTCCCGCTATGGCTGGCGCCGACGCAAGTTGTGGTGGCGAGCATCGTCACCGATGCCGAGCCTTATGCGCAGCAGGTGGCGGAAGAATTGCGCGCGGCTGGGTTGCAGGTCGATGTGGATGGCCGCAACGAGAAGATCAACGCGAAGATTCGCGAGCATTCGCTGGCGAGGGTTCCCGTGATCCTGGTCGTGGGGCGCCGCGAGGCCGAGGAACGCAAGGTGGCGATGCGCCGCCTGGGTGGTGCTTCGCAGGAAGTACTGGATCTCGATATCGCCGTTGCGAGCCTGGCGGAGGAGGCATTGCCGCCCGATTTGCGTCGCGCTCAAGGAAACTAA
- a CDS encoding glycosyltransferase family 9 protein, producing the protein MFRILVIKLGALGDFVQAFAPFAAIRAAHPQAEIVLLTTAPFRDLAEASPWFDRVMVDEKPGWLDVPGLLRLRRAMTGFDLVIDLQTSGRSSRYFRVAGKPRWSGIARDCLFPHDNPHRNDMHTFARQRDQLRRAGIAPVDDWNLDWLARGGPVLEEPYAVLVPGAAPHRPAKRWPVARFAELAQWLEARGLRPVIVGSGVDRELAAAIARDAPGAVDLTGKTDLLALAGVLARASLAVGNDTGPMHLAAALGCRAVVLFSQESDPRLTAPIGCSPGQVSVLAVPDLAKLQTDRVAALLE; encoded by the coding sequence ATGTTTCGCATTTTAGTGATTAAACTCGGCGCGTTAGGCGATTTCGTTCAGGCATTCGCACCGTTCGCCGCCATCCGTGCCGCGCATCCGCAGGCCGAGATCGTTTTGTTGACCACCGCGCCGTTTCGGGATTTGGCGGAGGCGAGCCCGTGGTTCGATCGGGTGATGGTGGACGAGAAGCCGGGATGGCTCGACGTGCCGGGATTATTGCGGCTGCGGCGTGCGATGACGGGTTTCGATCTGGTGATCGATTTGCAGACTTCGGGGCGTTCCTCGCGCTATTTCCGCGTGGCGGGAAAGCCGCGTTGGTCGGGCATCGCGCGGGACTGTCTTTTTCCGCATGACAATCCGCATCGCAACGACATGCATACATTTGCCCGGCAGCGCGACCAGTTGCGCCGCGCGGGAATTGCGCCAGTCGATGACTGGAATCTGGACTGGCTCGCTCGGGGCGGACCGGTTCTGGAGGAGCCTTACGCGGTGTTGGTGCCGGGAGCCGCGCCGCATCGACCAGCCAAGCGTTGGCCTGTGGCGCGTTTTGCGGAGTTGGCGCAATGGCTGGAGGCGCGCGGGTTGCGCCCGGTGATTGTGGGGAGCGGGGTGGATCGGGAATTGGCGGCGGCGATTGCCCGAGATGCGCCGGGCGCTGTGGATCTGACCGGCAAGACGGATTTATTGGCGTTGGCGGGTGTGCTGGCGCGGGCTTCCTTGGCGGTTGGCAACGATACGGGGCCGATGCATCTGGCGGCGGCGCTGGGATGCCGGGCCGTCGTGTTGTTTTCTCAGGAAAGCGACCCGCGTCTGACTGCGCCGATTGGGTGCAGTCCCGGGCAGGTGAGCGTTTTGGCGGTGCCTGATTTGGCGAAGTTGCAAACGGACAGGGTTGCGGCTTTGCTAGAGTAA
- the rbsK gene encoding ribokinase, translating to MPDTRPLILSFGSVNIDVTARAVRLPRPGETVHAESYAIGLGGKGANQAAAAARLAASLGLRVALAGRVGQDAFGAQARTGLQEFGVDLSHLRDDPQNPTGLALIGIDADGENSITVAGGANMALDAADIEAAQPLMAQAKVVLLQLEIPLATTLAIAQSARSLGAQVILDPAPAPEHGLPDALWNSIDLITPNESETEHLTGIYPENVDDAARAADALQERGVPAIIVKMGARGVYWRQDGQSGFVSPFRVHAIDTVAAGDCFNAGLATALAQGAPLAEATRVAAACGALATTRKGAAEAAPRWEEVAALLG from the coding sequence ATGCCCGACACTCGTCCCCTGATCCTTTCCTTCGGCAGCGTCAATATCGACGTCACAGCCCGCGCAGTACGCCTCCCCCGCCCAGGCGAGACAGTCCACGCCGAGAGCTACGCCATCGGTCTCGGCGGCAAAGGAGCCAACCAAGCCGCAGCCGCCGCTCGCCTCGCCGCCAGTCTCGGTCTGCGCGTCGCCCTGGCCGGACGCGTCGGGCAGGATGCTTTCGGCGCGCAAGCCCGCACCGGATTACAGGAATTCGGCGTCGATCTGTCCCACCTGCGTGATGACCCTCAGAACCCAACTGGCCTCGCCCTGATCGGCATCGATGCCGACGGCGAAAACAGCATCACCGTCGCCGGCGGAGCCAACATGGCGCTCGACGCCGCGGATATCGAAGCCGCCCAGCCCCTCATGGCTCAGGCGAAAGTCGTGTTGCTACAGTTGGAAATTCCTCTGGCGACCACCCTCGCCATCGCTCAGTCCGCCCGCTCTTTAGGCGCACAAGTCATTCTCGATCCCGCTCCCGCGCCGGAACACGGCCTGCCCGATGCGCTCTGGAACAGCATCGACCTCATCACCCCTAACGAGAGCGAAACCGAGCACCTCACCGGCATCTACCCTGAAAACGTGGACGACGCCGCCCGAGCGGCGGATGCCCTGCAAGAGCGCGGCGTTCCCGCCATCATCGTCAAAATGGGCGCCCGCGGCGTTTATTGGCGGCAAGACGGTCAGAGCGGTTTCGTCAGCCCCTTCCGCGTCCATGCCATCGATACCGTCGCGGCAGGCGATTGCTTCAATGCCGGGCTGGCCACGGCCCTCGCCCAAGGCGCGCCCTTGGCCGAAGCCACCCGCGTCGCCGCCGCCTGCGGAGCATTGGCCACCACCCGCAAAGGAGCCGCCGAAGCCGCTCCGCGCTGGGAAGAAGTCGCGGCCCTCCTCGGTTAA
- a CDS encoding type 1 glutamine amidotransferase domain-containing protein, translated as MSATQKILVVVTSINEFEDVGYRTGLWLGELTHFWDELAQAGYHLDIVSPLGGMVPIDPESLIMAEMGAAMGLKGDLHRHYEDRGFMNRLKTTGKIADADVARYDAIYLTGGHGAMFDFPESAALAELVVAFYSAEKFVTAVCHGPAGLLRVKLPDGRYLIDGRKVTGFSWREEVAIKRDNAVPFSLEDELRKRGGDYSAAVLPFVGHVVVDDHLITGQNPASARGVGVALVKRLGRRLPA; from the coding sequence ATGAGCGCCACGCAGAAAATTTTGGTTGTCGTTACCAGCATAAATGAATTTGAAGATGTCGGTTATCGCACAGGATTGTGGCTGGGCGAATTGACGCATTTTTGGGATGAACTCGCCCAGGCGGGCTACCATTTGGATATTGTGAGCCCACTGGGCGGCATGGTGCCGATCGATCCTGAAAGCCTGATCATGGCCGAAATGGGAGCCGCGATGGGGTTGAAGGGCGATTTGCATCGTCATTACGAAGATCGCGGCTTTATGAACCGGCTTAAGACCACGGGGAAAATAGCCGATGCCGATGTGGCGCGTTACGATGCGATTTATTTGACCGGCGGCCACGGCGCGATGTTCGATTTTCCTGAGAGCGCGGCGTTGGCCGAATTGGTGGTGGCTTTCTACAGCGCCGAGAAATTCGTAACGGCGGTGTGTCATGGTCCGGCTGGGCTATTGCGAGTGAAGTTGCCGGATGGGCGTTATCTGATCGATGGGCGAAAGGTGACGGGATTTTCCTGGCGGGAGGAAGTGGCCATCAAGCGCGACAATGCCGTGCCGTTCAGCCTTGAAGATGAATTACGCAAGCGCGGCGGAGACTACAGCGCGGCGGTGTTGCCGTTCGTCGGGCATGTGGTGGTGGACGATCATTTGATCACCGGCCAGAACCCGGCCAGCGCACGCGGCGTGGGCGTTGCGCTGGTCAAGCGGTTAGGGCGGCGGCTACCAGCTTAA
- a CDS encoding tetratricopeptide repeat protein gives MAAAQTESPAMMQCLTRLSDNPSAVLAQARDWERHGGGVEAGQCGALALLEMGEAPEAAQRFDALAASLTVGRPPSPADPHAAQIARLAGQAARAWLLTGNTIPAEASAHYALSWTPDDLGLRILLAQSQYDRSDFAASLATLDRLPERGADDATHAYVLRASVHRRLGQIDAGLQDVARALALSPEDVDALLERGILRARHGEMAKAREDWDRVIALSPDTHDAYLARQDEDVLEADPNQPL, from the coding sequence ATGGCCGCAGCGCAGACGGAGTCTCCGGCCATGATGCAGTGTTTGACCCGATTGTCGGATAATCCGAGCGCGGTGTTGGCGCAGGCGCGCGATTGGGAACGCCATGGCGGTGGTGTGGAGGCGGGGCAATGCGGAGCGCTGGCGTTGCTGGAGATGGGCGAGGCTCCGGAAGCGGCGCAGCGTTTTGATGCGCTGGCGGCTTCCTTGACGGTCGGGCGACCGCCTTCGCCCGCCGATCCGCATGCGGCGCAGATCGCACGGTTGGCGGGACAAGCGGCCCGTGCATGGTTGTTGACGGGGAATACGATACCCGCTGAAGCGTCCGCGCATTATGCTCTATCTTGGACGCCGGATGATTTGGGTTTGCGGATTTTGTTGGCCCAATCGCAATATGACCGGAGCGATTTCGCGGCTAGTTTGGCGACGTTGGACAGATTGCCGGAGCGCGGGGCGGACGATGCGACGCATGCTTATGTGTTGCGGGCTTCGGTCCATCGGCGCTTGGGGCAGATCGATGCGGGATTGCAGGACGTGGCGCGGGCTTTGGCGTTATCGCCTGAGGATGTCGATGCGTTGCTGGAGCGTGGTATCTTGCGCGCGCGTCATGGCGAAATGGCGAAGGCGCGGGAGGATTGGGACCGGGTGATTGCGCTCTCTCCGGACACGCACGATGCTTATTTGGCGCGTCAGGATGAGGATGTGTTGGAGGCCGACCCGAATCAGCCTTTGTAG
- a CDS encoding SDR family oxidoreductase yields the protein MTDITAPRHLLIFGQGYSASAVAERARQSGWRVTGTRRTQPNSPDIIPIEAVGPLLQDVTHILLSIPPCQKGDPAWRLYAETLRHAPRLAWIGYYSTTGVYGDRQGARVDESTPPAPGQARSQARVEAERAWASLAAERAIACDIMRLGGIYGPGRSAFDTLRSGHARAIDAPEHCFSRIHRDDIAEGTLAAIETAAQTPIKETRILNFTDNEPSPQRDVLEEAARLLHLPPPPVVTLAQAWPQMSPMAQGFWSERRVVDSTHTQKTLQRPWRYPSYREGLAAILAAAPLP from the coding sequence ATGACCGACATAACCGCCCCTCGCCACCTTCTCATCTTCGGACAAGGCTATTCCGCCAGCGCCGTGGCCGAACGCGCGCGTCAATCAGGCTGGCGCGTCACCGGCACACGCCGCACGCAGCCCAATAGCCCCGACATCATCCCCATCGAAGCGGTCGGACCGCTGCTGCAAGACGTCACGCATATCCTTCTCAGCATCCCTCCCTGCCAGAAAGGCGATCCCGCTTGGCGGCTCTACGCCGAAACCTTGCGCCACGCCCCCCGTCTCGCCTGGATCGGCTATTATTCCACCACAGGCGTCTATGGAGACCGCCAAGGCGCGCGCGTGGACGAATCGACGCCTCCCGCCCCCGGTCAGGCTCGCAGCCAAGCGCGGGTCGAAGCCGAACGCGCCTGGGCGTCCTTAGCGGCGGAACGCGCCATTGCATGCGACATCATGCGCCTGGGCGGCATTTACGGCCCCGGCCGCTCCGCTTTCGATACGCTGCGTTCCGGCCATGCCCGCGCCATCGACGCGCCGGAGCATTGCTTCAGCCGCATCCACCGGGACGACATCGCCGAAGGCACCCTCGCCGCTATCGAAACCGCCGCCCAAACGCCAATTAAAGAAACGCGCATCCTTAATTTCACCGACAACGAACCCAGCCCCCAGCGCGACGTGCTGGAAGAAGCCGCTCGCCTGCTGCATCTCCCTCCGCCTCCCGTCGTCACGCTCGCACAAGCCTGGCCGCAGATGAGCCCCATGGCCCAAGGCTTCTGGTCGGAACGCCGTGTGGTCGACAGTACGCACACCCAGAAAACGCTCCAACGTCCCTGGCGCTATCCAAGCTACCGTGAAGGACTGGCCGCCATCCTAGCCGCTGCGCCCTTGCCATGA
- a CDS encoding pyrroloquinoline quinone-dependent dehydrogenase, which yields MRRTSLLTATVLGGLLSGGIALAQVPPKDQPPGPGNNTQQEPRSPHEAGKFGAPDPSNPQAPGVNAANLPDNTEIDIAEVPQAAPQLSANPAHDDWPAYGRDDDASRYSPLDQLTPQNVGQLKRAFVYHTGSKPAPGQVNKWAAETTPIKVGDSLYMCSAMNDMMRIDAATGKEIWRFNAGVKYHSIPYTAACKAVTYYTSSTVPEGQPCHNRIMEGTLDERLIQVDAETGKACEGFGFHGQINLMQGMGESVPGFVSMTTPPPVINGIAVVNQEVLDGQRRWAPSGVIRGYDAESGKFVWAWDVNNPDNHHQPAPGEHYSRGTPNSWAVMTGDNELGLVYVPTGNSASDYYSAMRSDKENAVSSALVAIDVKTGSPRWVFQTVHKDVWDYDIGSQATKFDYHAQDGSTIPAIILPTKRGQTFILDRRTGKPLPEFPVEERPAPSPGNIPEDPRSPTQPWSIAFPRLGFPELKESDMWGMSPIDQLFCRIKYRRANYIGEFTPPSVKKPWIEYPGYNGGSDWGSMAYDAKNGIVIANWNNTPMYDQLVTRKQADKLGLMPIDNPNFNPGGGGAEGNGAMAETPYGIVVTPFWDQYTGMMCNKPPYGAITAIDIKTHKVLWQQPLGTARANGPWGLPTGLPLNIGTPNNGGPVVTAGGLIFVAAATDNLIRAIDIKTGKVVWSDVLPGGGQATPMTYQVNGKQYLAIMAGGHHFMMTPVSDALVVYALPDNVH from the coding sequence ATGCGTAGAACCTCTCTTCTCACCGCCACCGTCCTTGGCGGTCTCCTCAGCGGTGGCATCGCCCTGGCGCAGGTTCCCCCCAAGGACCAACCTCCGGGTCCGGGCAACAACACCCAGCAAGAACCACGTTCTCCGCACGAAGCGGGAAAATTCGGTGCGCCGGATCCGTCCAACCCGCAAGCGCCGGGCGTGAACGCGGCCAACCTGCCCGACAATACCGAAATCGATATCGCGGAAGTTCCCCAGGCCGCGCCGCAGCTCAGCGCAAACCCCGCGCATGATGACTGGCCCGCTTACGGTCGAGACGACGATGCCTCCCGCTATTCTCCGCTCGATCAACTAACCCCGCAGAACGTCGGCCAACTCAAACGCGCCTTCGTCTATCACACGGGCAGCAAACCCGCCCCGGGCCAAGTCAATAAATGGGCCGCCGAGACGACCCCGATCAAAGTCGGCGATTCGCTTTACATGTGTTCGGCCATGAACGACATGATGCGTATCGACGCCGCGACCGGCAAAGAAATCTGGCGCTTCAACGCCGGCGTGAAATATCACTCCATTCCCTATACCGCCGCCTGTAAAGCCGTCACCTACTACACATCCTCGACGGTTCCCGAAGGCCAGCCCTGCCATAACCGCATCATGGAAGGCACGCTGGACGAACGCCTGATCCAGGTGGACGCGGAAACCGGCAAAGCCTGCGAAGGCTTCGGCTTCCACGGCCAGATCAACCTGATGCAAGGCATGGGCGAATCGGTGCCGGGCTTCGTGTCCATGACCACCCCGCCCCCAGTCATCAACGGCATCGCCGTCGTCAACCAAGAAGTGCTGGATGGCCAGCGCCGCTGGGCGCCGTCAGGCGTGATCCGTGGTTATGACGCCGAAAGCGGTAAATTCGTCTGGGCTTGGGACGTCAACAATCCCGACAACCACCATCAACCCGCCCCCGGCGAGCATTACAGCCGCGGCACGCCCAACTCCTGGGCCGTCATGACGGGCGATAACGAACTCGGCCTCGTCTACGTGCCGACCGGCAACTCCGCTTCCGATTATTACAGCGCCATGCGTTCGGATAAGGAAAACGCGGTTTCTTCCGCCCTGGTCGCCATCGACGTCAAAACCGGTTCGCCCCGCTGGGTCTTCCAGACCGTGCATAAGGACGTCTGGGATTACGATATCGGTTCGCAGGCCACGAAGTTCGACTATCACGCGCAAGATGGCAGCACGATCCCGGCGATCATCTTGCCGACCAAACGCGGCCAGACCTTCATCCTCGACCGCCGCACCGGCAAGCCGCTCCCGGAATTCCCCGTGGAAGAGCGCCCCGCGCCTTCGCCCGGCAACATCCCGGAAGACCCGCGCTCGCCGACGCAGCCCTGGTCCATCGCCTTCCCCCGTCTGGGTTTCCCGGAACTCAAGGAAAGCGATATGTGGGGCATGTCCCCGATCGATCAGCTCTTCTGCCGCATCAAATATCGTCGCGCCAACTATATCGGCGAGTTCACCCCGCCGAGCGTCAAGAAGCCCTGGATCGAATATCCCGGTTATAACGGCGGCAGCGACTGGGGCAGCATGGCCTACGACGCCAAGAACGGCATCGTCATCGCCAACTGGAACAACACCCCGATGTACGACCAGCTCGTCACCCGCAAACAAGCGGACAAGCTGGGCCTGATGCCGATCGACAACCCGAACTTCAATCCGGGCGGCGGCGGCGCGGAAGGTAACGGCGCCATGGCGGAAACGCCCTACGGCATCGTCGTAACCCCGTTCTGGGATCAGTACACCGGCATGATGTGCAACAAGCCGCCTTACGGCGCGATCACGGCGATCGACATCAAAACGCATAAGGTTCTATGGCAACAGCCGCTCGGCACCGCGCGCGCCAACGGCCCGTGGGGCCTGCCGACCGGCCTGCCGCTCAATATCGGCACGCCGAACAACGGCGGTCCGGTCGTCACCGCAGGCGGCCTGATCTTTGTGGCGGCAGCGACGGATAATCTGATCCGCGCCATCGACATCAAGACCGGCAAAGTCGTGTGGAGCGACGTCCTCCCCGGTGGCGGTCAAGCAACGCCCATGACCTACCAGGTCAACGGCAAGCAATATCTCGCCATCATGGCGGGCGGCCATCACTTCATGATGACGCCAGTCTCCGACGCACTCGTCGTCTACGCCCTGCCGGACAACGTGCACTAA